Genomic window (Verrucomicrobiia bacterium):
TAGCTGTGTCCATGAGCGTGAGTCACAAGAACATTTTCTTCGACAAGAAGATGCCGGAGATAAAGTTCCCCGCGTGAGCGGTTGGCGCAACATCGGGGAGTTTCTCGCACTGCGGCGGAATACGTCGCTGATGCTCGTCGCCCTCGTCCTGGCTGGCACGGGCGAAAGACTTTGGCTTGGCTTCGCACCCAAATACATCGAAACGCTCGGTGGCGGAATTCTCATTATCGGCTTGTTCGACGCGCTGCAAACTTTCCTTGGCGCGATCTACGCCTATCCTGGCGGCTGGCTCACCGACCATTGGGGACAGCGCCGTTCACTGTTGTTGTTCAGCGTGATTTCCGTGGCGGGCTACATTCTGGTTTTGCTCTGGCCACACTGGCTAGCGCTGTTGCTCGGCTCGTTTCTATTTCTGGCATGGAGCGCTTTATCACTGCCCGCGACATTTTCAGTCGTCGCCACGTCGCTTGAAAAACATCAGCACACGATGGGCATCGGCGTGCAATCCATGATTCGTCGTGTGCCGATGATGCTCGGCCCGCTCATCGGCGGCTTGTTGCTCACGCGCTACGGCTGGACGGACGGCGTGCGTTACGCACTCGCGCTCTGCATCGCGATGAGCCTGTTGACGGCGGCGTTTCAATGGCTCATGTTCGAGCCGCATGGAAAATCCGCAGCGCCGGGCTACATTCCACCTGACGCGGGGGGTTCATTCCTCGGCGTCGTCAAATCTTTCACGCCTGCG
Coding sequences:
- a CDS encoding MFS transporter, yielding MSGWRNIGEFLALRRNTSLMLVALVLAGTGERLWLGFAPKYIETLGGGILIIGLFDALQTFLGAIYAYPGGWLTDHWGQRRSLLLFSVISVAGYILVLLWPHWLALLLGSFLFLAWSALSLPATFSVVATSLEKHQHTMGIGVQSMIRRVPMMLGPLIGGLLLTRYGWTDGVRYALALCIAMSLLTAAFQWLMFEPHGKSAAPGYIPPDAGGSFLGVVKSFTPALRELLVSDILIRFCERIPYAFVILWAMDSGGVTAQQFGYLITFEMVTAMLCYIPVAHLADKYGRRPFVLATFIFFTLFPLSLLWAHNFAWLALAFVVRGLKEFGEPARKALIIGEATPELRARTYGAYYLIRDCFVTSGSFLGAWLWHISPQANFLGAAVCGALGTIWFWWFIYRRNEVTRIGPELQKSVKV